From Paraflavitalea devenefica, the proteins below share one genomic window:
- a CDS encoding TetR/AcrR family transcriptional regulator — translation MRTRDTDKEDLVRQKAIEMIVKEGLDGFSMQKLAKAASISPATLYIYYKDREDLLLKLCLTVVDEMIEVSLAGFDPELPFAEGMAIQWKNRLDYFMRYPMEMQFMEQVRYSPLFEKVHEVITAKFGKVLGPFVHKAIVNKELREVPFEVYWSVAFAPLYQLIKFHNQGGHKNKHFKLTEEVMQLALEMVLKALKP, via the coding sequence TGATTGTAAAAGAAGGCCTTGATGGGTTTAGCATGCAAAAGTTGGCCAAAGCGGCCAGTATTTCGCCTGCCACCCTCTATATCTACTATAAGGACAGGGAAGACCTGCTTCTGAAGTTGTGTCTTACGGTGGTGGATGAAATGATCGAGGTCAGCCTGGCGGGATTTGATCCTGAGCTTCCTTTTGCTGAAGGGATGGCGATCCAGTGGAAGAATCGCCTGGACTATTTTATGCGATACCCGATGGAAATGCAATTTATGGAACAGGTGAGGTATTCACCCTTGTTTGAAAAGGTGCACGAAGTCATTACTGCCAAATTTGGCAAGGTACTCGGACCCTTCGTCCATAAAGCAATCGTTAATAAAGAATTACGGGAGGTGCCTTTTGAAGTGTATTGGTCTGTAGCCTTTGCCCCCCTGTACCAGTTAATTAAGTTCCATAACCAGGGTGGCCACAAGAACAAGCATTTTAAGCTTACAGAAGAAGTGATGCAGCTTGCCCTGGAGATGGTATTAAAAGCCCTGAAGCCTTAA
- a CDS encoding MFS transporter has product MNQTTKQAVPKPSFTPYQTLVVVILALLQFTIILDFMVLSPLGVILMKELSITPDQFGWVVSAYAFSAGISGILAAGFADKYDRKKLLVIFYIGFLIGTALCALANDFHSLLIARIVTGLFSGIVGSASMAIVTDLFPVQMRGRVMGIVQMAFGGSQVMGIPIGLLLANEQGWHFAFWLIVVFGFLLGLVIVFYMKPVTGHLQQKAEKNPLQHLAHTITTRPYLVGFLGTMLLATGGFMMMPYASAFTVNNLGIQQKALPWLYFITGICSLIIMPLIGKLSDKIDKYLIFCIGTVISMVMIGIYTHLGVISFTTLVIINVIMFSGIMSRMVPATALTSIIPQPQDRGAYMSINSSVQQVSGGIAAVLAGSIIVENPNKSLAHFDTVGYVTMVAMVIAAVIMYFVNRQIQQKTGSGTSTGLKAKPIGEALAT; this is encoded by the coding sequence ATGAATCAGACGACGAAACAAGCCGTTCCAAAACCGTCCTTCACCCCTTATCAAACACTGGTTGTAGTAATACTGGCGCTGCTCCAGTTTACCATTATCCTGGATTTTATGGTCCTTTCACCGCTGGGTGTTATCCTGATGAAAGAATTGAGCATAACCCCTGACCAATTTGGGTGGGTAGTATCGGCCTATGCTTTTAGCGCCGGTATTTCGGGTATACTGGCGGCAGGTTTTGCCGATAAGTATGATCGTAAGAAGCTGCTGGTGATCTTTTACATTGGATTTTTAATTGGCACGGCTTTGTGTGCTTTAGCCAACGACTTCCATTCCCTGCTGATCGCCCGGATCGTTACCGGATTGTTCAGCGGGATAGTAGGTTCGGCCAGCATGGCCATCGTCACCGATCTATTCCCAGTCCAGATGCGGGGCCGGGTGATGGGTATTGTACAAATGGCATTTGGCGGCAGTCAGGTAATGGGTATCCCTATCGGTCTGTTGCTGGCCAATGAGCAGGGCTGGCATTTCGCCTTCTGGCTGATCGTGGTGTTCGGTTTTCTCCTAGGACTTGTGATCGTGTTCTATATGAAGCCAGTTACAGGGCATCTTCAACAGAAAGCAGAAAAAAATCCCCTGCAACACCTCGCCCACACCATCACAACAAGGCCGTACCTCGTTGGGTTCTTGGGTACTATGCTGCTGGCCACCGGTGGCTTTATGATGATGCCTTATGCCAGCGCTTTTACAGTTAATAATCTTGGTATCCAGCAAAAAGCATTACCCTGGTTATACTTCATCACCGGGATCTGTTCACTCATTATAATGCCGTTGATCGGCAAGCTGAGCGATAAGATAGATAAATACCTGATATTCTGTATAGGTACCGTTATCAGTATGGTCATGATCGGTATTTATACACATCTTGGCGTTATTTCGTTCACCACGCTGGTTATTATAAATGTCATCATGTTCTCCGGTATTATGTCGCGTATGGTACCGGCCACGGCTTTAACCAGTATTATACCGCAGCCGCAGGACAGGGGAGCTTATATGAGTATTAATTCTTCTGTGCAACAGGTATCAGGCGGTATTGCCGCTGTACTGGCAGGCTCTATAATTGTAGAAAACCCCAATAAGAGTCTGGCCCATTTTGATACCGTAGGCTATGTAACCATGGTAGCCATGGTGATAGCCGCCGTGATCATGTATTTTGTGAACCGGCAGATACAACAGAAAACGGGCAGCGGGACAAGCACAGGCCTGAAAGCCAAACCGATAGGGGAGGCGCTGGCGACGTAA
- the infA gene encoding translation initiation factor IF-1, producing MGKQPLIKQDGVILEALSNAMFRVKLENGHEILATISGKMRMNYIRILPGDKVGVEMSPYDLSRGRIIFRYK from the coding sequence ATGGGAAAACAACCGCTGATTAAACAAGATGGAGTAATTCTGGAAGCGCTGTCTAATGCGATGTTCAGGGTAAAGTTGGAAAATGGTCATGAAATATTGGCCACCATCTCTGGGAAAATGCGGATGAATTATATCCGGATATTACCGGGTGATAAAGTGGGAGTGGAGATGAGCCCGTATGATTTGTCCAGGGGAAGGATCATTTTCAGGTACAAATAA
- the ykgO gene encoding type B 50S ribosomal protein L36, whose product MKVRASIKKRSADCKIVRRKGRLYVINKKNPRFKQRQG is encoded by the coding sequence ATGAAAGTTCGTGCATCCATCAAGAAGCGCAGCGCCGATTGTAAGATCGTGAGGAGGAAGGGAAGGCTGTATGTGATTAACAAAAAGAATCCGCGCTTCAAGCAAAGACAGGGTTAA
- the rpsM gene encoding 30S ribosomal protein S13, with protein MARIAGVDLPKNKRGEIGLTYIFGIGRSTAQYILGKAGIDYNKKVHAWNDDELNAIRNIITNEFKVEGQLRSEVQMSIKRLLDIACYRGLRHRKGLPVRGQRTRTNSRTRKGKRKTVAGKKKAAKK; from the coding sequence ATGGCTCGTATTGCCGGTGTAGACTTACCAAAGAATAAAAGGGGCGAGATTGGTCTTACCTATATTTTTGGTATTGGTCGTTCTACTGCTCAGTATATCCTGGGTAAAGCAGGTATTGATTACAACAAAAAGGTGCATGCCTGGAATGATGATGAACTGAATGCTATCCGTAACATCATTACCAATGAGTTTAAGGTAGAAGGTCAGTTGCGTTCTGAAGTTCAGATGAGCATCAAACGTTTGCTGGATATCGCCTGCTACCGTGGCTTACGTCACCGTAAAGGTTTACCGGTTCGTGGTCAGCGTACCCGTACCAACAGCCGTACAAGGAAAGGTAAACGTAAGACAGTGGCTGGTAAGAAAAAAGCAGCTAAGAAATAA
- the rpsK gene encoding 30S ribosomal protein S11: MAKAAKQQATSAKAAAKKRVVKIDAYGDAHIVASFNNLIISITNKNGQVISWSSAGKMGFKGSKKNTPYAAQMASADAAKTAFDAGVKKVDVFVKGPGAGRESAIRGLSQNSIEVVQIKDVTPLPHNGCRPPKKRRV; this comes from the coding sequence ATGGCAAAAGCAGCTAAACAACAAGCTACCAGCGCAAAAGCCGCTGCGAAGAAAAGAGTAGTAAAGATTGATGCTTATGGCGACGCACACATCGTGGCCAGCTTCAACAACCTGATCATCAGCATTACCAACAAGAACGGCCAGGTTATTTCCTGGAGCAGTGCCGGTAAAATGGGCTTCAAAGGTTCTAAAAAGAACACTCCTTATGCCGCCCAGATGGCTTCTGCTGATGCCGCTAAAACCGCTTTCGATGCGGGTGTTAAGAAAGTAGACGTTTTCGTAAAAGGCCCCGGCGCCGGTCGCGAAAGCGCTATCCGCGGATTGTCTCAGAACAGTATCGAAGTGGTACAGATCAAGGACGTAACCCCGCTGCCCCACAATGGCTGTCGTCCTCCCAAGAAAAGAAGAGTATAA
- the rpsD gene encoding 30S ribosomal protein S4 produces the protein MARYTGPKTRICRIFGEPILGNGKYLSKNSNPPGQHGPTKKRKAPGEYALQLKEKQKAKYTYGVLEKQFRKTFEEANRIKGVTGENLIKLLEARLDNAVYRLGLAASRPGARQLVSHKHITVNDEVVNIPSFQLKPGDIISIKEKDKSNTSITSQFRGKNQKFSWLDWNEGEMKGTFVAYPERESVPENIKEQLIVELYSK, from the coding sequence ATGGCACGTTACACTGGTCCAAAAACAAGAATCTGCCGCATTTTCGGCGAGCCCATTTTAGGTAATGGTAAATACCTGAGCAAGAACAGCAATCCTCCCGGCCAACATGGTCCTACCAAGAAGCGTAAGGCTCCGGGTGAATATGCCCTTCAGTTGAAAGAAAAGCAAAAGGCCAAATACACTTACGGCGTACTGGAAAAACAATTCCGGAAGACTTTCGAAGAAGCTAACCGTATCAAAGGTGTTACCGGTGAAAACCTCATCAAGTTGCTGGAAGCACGTCTTGATAACGCCGTTTACCGCCTTGGTCTGGCCGCTTCCCGTCCCGGCGCCCGTCAATTGGTTTCTCACAAGCATATCACCGTGAATGATGAAGTGGTGAATATCCCTTCTTTCCAACTGAAACCAGGCGATATCATCAGCATCAAGGAAAAGGATAAATCCAACACTTCTATTACCAGCCAGTTCCGTGGCAAGAACCAGAAGTTCTCCTGGCTCGACTGGAATGAAGGAGAGATGAAAGGTACTTTCGTAGCTTATCCTGAGCGTGAAAGTGTACCTGAGAACATTAAGGAGCAGTTGATTGTTGAATTGTATTCTAAGTAA
- a CDS encoding DNA-directed RNA polymerase subunit alpha: MAILNFQKPDKIVLQKATEFEAQFEFRPLEPGFGVTIGNALRRVLLSSLEGYAIVGIRIEGVDHEFATIKGITEDVLEIILNLKQVRFKKKVDHEVGQEKITLSIKNKAEFTAGMIGEATQSFDIMNPDLLICTLDTSAKLDIELSVSKGRGYVPAEDNKVKDAPFGYIPTDAIFTPIKNVKYAIENTRVEQRTDYEKLIMDVNTDGTIHPEEAVKQASRILIQHLMIITDENITFDNKEDKKEDVVDEQMLQLRKILKTPLEDLDLSVRAFNCLKAAKINSLSELVQYEQEDLMKFRNFGQKSLAEIEQVLAERGLHFGMDLSKLGLDKEEL, from the coding sequence ATGGCCATTTTAAATTTCCAAAAGCCAGACAAGATCGTTTTACAGAAAGCAACGGAATTTGAAGCTCAATTCGAGTTTCGCCCGTTGGAACCCGGTTTCGGTGTAACCATTGGTAACGCCTTACGCAGGGTGTTGCTGAGCTCACTGGAAGGTTATGCCATCGTAGGTATCCGCATTGAAGGTGTAGACCATGAGTTTGCTACCATCAAGGGCATTACCGAAGATGTACTGGAAATCATTCTGAACTTAAAGCAGGTTCGCTTCAAAAAGAAAGTGGATCATGAAGTAGGTCAGGAAAAGATCACCCTGAGCATTAAAAACAAAGCTGAATTTACAGCCGGTATGATCGGAGAAGCTACTCAAAGCTTCGACATCATGAACCCCGATCTGCTGATCTGTACTTTAGATACTTCTGCCAAACTGGACATTGAACTGTCTGTTTCCAAAGGACGTGGTTACGTTCCTGCTGAAGACAACAAGGTAAAAGATGCTCCATTTGGTTACATCCCTACGGATGCCATCTTCACGCCCATCAAGAACGTGAAATACGCTATTGAGAACACGCGTGTGGAACAACGTACGGACTATGAGAAGCTGATCATGGATGTTAATACCGATGGTACTATCCATCCGGAAGAGGCGGTGAAACAAGCCAGCCGTATCCTGATCCAGCACCTCATGATCATCACCGACGAAAACATCACTTTCGACAACAAGGAAGACAAGAAAGAGGATGTGGTGGATGAGCAAATGCTGCAACTGCGTAAGATATTGAAAACACCACTGGAAGACCTCGATCTGTCAGTACGTGCTTTCAACTGTCTGAAAGCTGCCAAGATCAACTCCCTCAGCGAGCTGGTACAATATGAGCAGGAAGACCTGATGAAGTTCCGCAACTTCGGTCAGAAGTCACTGGCTGAAATTGAGCAGGTGCTGGCTGAAAGAGGTTTGCACTTTGGTATGGACCTGAGCAAACTGGGTTTGGATAAAGAAGAATTGTAA
- the rplQ gene encoding 50S ribosomal protein L17 — translation MRHGDKINNLSRTASHRKALLSNLACELISHKRIVTTLAKAKALRTYIEPLITKGKENTTHQRRVVFSYLQDKEAVTELFSTIAEKIGGRPGGYTRIIKLGIRQGDNAEMGLIELVDFNEIYGKGKTEAKEPAKKTRRSRTTKKAGDAKAEDAKSEDKAAE, via the coding sequence ATGCGCCACGGAGACAAGATCAACAACCTGAGCAGGACGGCATCGCACAGAAAGGCGTTGCTGAGCAACTTAGCCTGCGAGCTGATATCCCACAAGAGAATCGTAACTACCCTCGCCAAGGCCAAAGCGTTGCGTACGTACATCGAGCCCCTGATCACCAAGGGTAAAGAAAATACTACTCACCAACGTCGTGTAGTATTCAGCTACCTACAGGATAAAGAGGCTGTTACTGAACTGTTCAGCACCATTGCCGAGAAAATTGGCGGTCGTCCCGGTGGTTATACCCGCATCATTAAGCTCGGCATCCGCCAGGGTGATAATGCTGAAATGGGGTTAATTGAACTGGTAGACTTCAACGAGATCTACGGTAAGGGTAAAACAGAGGCGAAAGAGCCGGCTAAGAAAACACGTCGTAGCAGAACCACCAAAAAGGCTGGTGATGCGAAGGCCGAAGATGCGAAATCCGAAGATAAAGCCGCTGAATAA
- the carA gene encoding glutamine-hydrolyzing carbamoyl-phosphate synthase small subunit, producing the protein MSTTQKPAVLLLADGTVHFGKAFGKIGTTAGEICFNTGMTGYQEVFTDPSYYGQIIIMNNVHVGNYGTKDTDVESGSVKIRGLIGRNLEEQYSRKQANASLEQYLQDNNIVCIEEIDTRALVTHVREKGAMNCIISSEILDVEELKKELAKVPSMEGLELASYVSTEKPYTMGDEATAAVKVAVMDYGTKKNILQCMVDRGAFVKVFPAKTPISELKQFNPDGYFISNGPGDPSAMDYAVATVKEILKESKPTFGICLGHQLLALANDIETFKLHHGHRGLNHPVKNLVTGKCEITTQNHGFGVNPESVKKAKNVEITHVNLNDESIEGIRLKDKPAFSVQYHPEATPGPHDSRYLFDDFINLVREHKVVKVKVNF; encoded by the coding sequence ATGTCCACAACACAAAAACCTGCTGTTCTGTTATTGGCGGATGGTACCGTTCACTTTGGTAAAGCCTTTGGAAAGATTGGTACTACTGCCGGGGAAATTTGTTTTAATACCGGTATGACCGGATACCAGGAAGTGTTCACTGATCCCAGCTATTATGGCCAGATCATTATCATGAACAATGTGCATGTTGGTAACTATGGTACCAAGGATACCGATGTGGAGTCGGGCAGTGTGAAGATCCGCGGTCTTATTGGCCGTAACCTCGAAGAGCAATATTCCCGCAAGCAGGCCAATGCCTCTCTGGAGCAATACCTGCAGGATAATAACATCGTTTGCATCGAAGAAATTGATACCCGTGCCCTGGTAACCCATGTACGGGAAAAAGGCGCCATGAACTGTATCATCTCTTCTGAGATACTGGATGTGGAAGAGCTGAAGAAAGAACTGGCTAAAGTGCCCAGCATGGAGGGTCTTGAACTGGCCAGCTATGTAAGCACCGAAAAGCCTTATACCATGGGTGATGAGGCCACTGCTGCTGTAAAAGTAGCGGTGATGGATTATGGCACTAAAAAGAACATCCTGCAGTGTATGGTTGACAGGGGCGCTTTTGTAAAAGTATTTCCTGCCAAAACGCCGATCAGTGAATTAAAGCAATTCAATCCCGATGGTTACTTCATCTCCAATGGCCCCGGAGATCCTTCTGCCATGGATTATGCAGTAGCCACTGTAAAGGAAATACTGAAGGAAAGCAAGCCTACTTTCGGTATCTGCCTGGGCCACCAGTTGCTGGCATTAGCCAACGACATCGAGACCTTTAAGTTGCACCACGGTCATCGCGGACTGAACCACCCCGTGAAGAACCTGGTAACGGGTAAATGCGAGATCACTACCCAGAATCATGGTTTCGGTGTGAACCCGGAATCGGTGAAGAAAGCCAAAAATGTGGAAATCACCCACGTGAACCTGAATGATGAATCCATTGAAGGTATCCGCCTGAAAGATAAACCAGCCTTCTCCGTGCAATACCACCCTGAAGCAACGCCAGGCCCGCACGATAGCCGCTACCTCTTTGATGACTTCATCAACCTGGTAAGAGAGCATAAAGTAGTAAAAGTTAAAGTGAATTTTTAA
- the aroQ gene encoding type II 3-dehydroquinate dehydratase: protein MKIAIINGPNLNLLGKREPGIYGSMSFEQYFEELKQQYPQANLHYYQSNVEGELVNEIQRVGFDYDGIIINPAAYTHTSVAIGDAIAAIKAPVVEVHISNVHAREDFRKLSHVSAKAAGSIFGLGLKGYELALQYLLNRK from the coding sequence ATGAAGATCGCAATCATCAATGGGCCTAATCTTAACCTGCTGGGCAAAAGAGAGCCGGGTATTTATGGCAGTATGTCTTTCGAACAGTATTTCGAAGAACTCAAGCAACAATACCCACAGGCAAACCTGCATTATTACCAAAGTAATGTAGAAGGGGAGCTGGTGAATGAGATACAGCGGGTAGGGTTCGACTATGATGGCATCATCATTAATCCTGCTGCCTATACCCATACTTCCGTAGCCATTGGCGATGCCATTGCGGCTATTAAAGCACCCGTCGTGGAAGTACATATCTCCAATGTACATGCACGGGAAGATTTTCGCAAGCTATCCCATGTATCTGCTAAAGCAGCAGGCAGCATCTTTGGCCTGGGGCTGAAGGGGTATGAACTGGCGTTGCAATACCTGCTCAACAGGAAATAA
- a CDS encoding peptidylprolyl isomerase yields MKPLIALLLILIGSTTTFAQKKTVTQIKAELEKATNSPLYVKDVLKKRFVIDTIVIRGTNRFIGLPDSLGYHGKVGKVYGPYNNGKTLVQILAKAPATFNHIAQIFLDTSVFTRRIADSLTDNIMLRIRQGSTTFEDMAQAYSMGGEAATKGDLGWVVRGSLIPQIEKELSRRKKGDIFKIWTANGLHIIRKLDDAKEDHGYALMMRVFL; encoded by the coding sequence ATGAAACCGCTGATCGCTTTATTATTAATCCTTATTGGTAGCACCACCACCTTTGCACAAAAGAAAACAGTAACCCAGATCAAGGCAGAGCTGGAAAAGGCTACCAATAGCCCGCTGTACGTAAAAGATGTGTTGAAGAAAAGGTTTGTAATTGATACGATCGTTATCCGCGGCACCAACCGGTTTATAGGCCTGCCGGATAGCCTGGGCTATCATGGCAAAGTGGGTAAAGTATACGGCCCTTATAATAATGGGAAGACACTGGTACAGATCCTGGCCAAAGCACCCGCCACCTTTAATCATATTGCTCAGATCTTCCTGGACACCTCTGTATTTACCCGGCGTATTGCGGACTCCCTGACCGATAATATCATGCTGCGTATCAGGCAGGGCAGCACCACTTTCGAAGATATGGCCCAGGCTTATTCCATGGGTGGGGAAGCGGCCACCAAAGGCGACCTGGGATGGGTTGTGAGGGGCTCGCTGATACCGCAGATAGAAAAAGAGCTCTCCAGGCGCAAAAAGGGTGATATTTTTAAGATATGGACAGCCAACGGCCTGCACATTATCCGCAAGCTGGATGATGCCAAAGAAGACCATGGTTATGCCCTTATGATGCGGGTATTCCTGTAA
- the glmM gene encoding phosphoglucosamine mutase, giving the protein MALIKSISGIRGTIGGKSGDNLTPLDVVKFAAAFGSWLLEKGSNRKVVIGRDGRISGSMVQQLVTNTLTGLGIDVVDVGLSTTPTVELAVVWEKAAGGIIITASHNPKEWNALKLLNEQGEFISAADGAIVLEKASKEDFTFTSVDKLGTYTLHETSLQQHIDAVVNYPLVNAEDIRKKKYKAVVDVINSTGALFVPPLLKALGVENVVVLNEEVTGKFAHNPEPLPENLTELSNAVRKHKADFGIAVDPDVDRLCFVCEDGSMFGEEYTLVAVADYVLSKKVGNTVSNMSSTKALKEVTLKHGGEYFPSAVGEVNVVTKMKEVKAVIGGEGNGGIIVPDFHYGRDALIGIGLFLSSLATHKNGMKSFRTRYPDYFISKNKIELENGIDVKAIFERIQKKYKNQPVNTEDGLKIEFDSDWVHLRTSNTEPIIRIYAESNFETTANNIALRLMQDIKESL; this is encoded by the coding sequence GTGGCATTGATCAAAAGCATATCAGGTATTCGTGGAACAATTGGTGGTAAAAGCGGAGACAATTTAACGCCGCTGGATGTTGTAAAGTTTGCCGCTGCTTTCGGCAGTTGGCTGCTGGAGAAAGGTTCCAACCGTAAAGTAGTTATTGGCCGCGATGGCCGCATCAGTGGGTCCATGGTACAACAACTGGTGACAAATACACTCACCGGTTTGGGCATTGACGTAGTAGATGTTGGCCTCTCTACCACGCCTACCGTTGAGCTGGCAGTGGTATGGGAAAAAGCTGCCGGCGGTATTATTATTACAGCCAGTCATAATCCCAAAGAATGGAATGCCCTGAAACTGCTGAATGAGCAGGGTGAATTTATCAGTGCAGCAGATGGCGCTATTGTACTGGAAAAAGCCAGCAAAGAAGATTTTACTTTTACCTCCGTAGATAAACTGGGCACTTATACCCTGCACGAAACCAGCTTGCAGCAACATATTGATGCGGTGGTGAACTATCCGCTGGTGAATGCAGAAGATATCCGTAAAAAGAAATACAAGGCCGTCGTAGATGTGATCAATTCTACCGGCGCCTTATTTGTCCCTCCCCTGCTCAAAGCGCTGGGTGTAGAAAATGTCGTGGTGCTGAATGAAGAAGTAACCGGTAAGTTTGCCCACAATCCGGAGCCCCTGCCGGAAAACCTCACTGAGCTAAGCAATGCAGTCCGCAAGCACAAAGCCGATTTCGGCATTGCCGTGGACCCGGATGTAGACCGCCTCTGCTTTGTATGTGAAGACGGCAGCATGTTTGGAGAAGAATACACACTGGTAGCAGTGGCCGATTATGTATTGAGCAAGAAGGTAGGCAATACCGTGAGCAATATGAGCAGCACGAAAGCGCTCAAGGAAGTTACCCTTAAACATGGGGGTGAATATTTTCCTTCGGCAGTGGGTGAAGTGAATGTGGTGACGAAAATGAAAGAAGTAAAAGCAGTGATTGGCGGCGAAGGCAACGGCGGTATCATTGTTCCTGACTTCCATTATGGCCGTGATGCACTGATCGGTATCGGTTTGTTTTTGAGTTCTCTTGCTACACACAAGAATGGCATGAAGTCTTTCCGCACCCGCTATCCCGACTATTTTATTTCCAAGAATAAGATTGAACTGGAAAATGGCATTGATGTGAAAGCCATTTTTGAGCGTATCCAAAAGAAGTATAAAAACCAGCCTGTGAATACAGAGGATGGTTTGAAGATTGAATTTGATAGTGATTGGGTACATCTCCGTACTTCCAATACCGAACCTATTATCCGCATCTATGCGGAAAGTAATTTTGAAACGACCGCCAACAATATTGCCCTGCGATTGATGCAGGATATCAAGGAATCATTGTAA